The genomic DNA GGCGTAAGGTAATTTTCTTATTCATCGAGTCTCCCTTTTGGGCCAGCGCGATGTTAAAAATAGTTGAAGCACTGTTGTTTTTTTTGACTTCAAACGCATGCGGGTTGTGGAGGACCCCCGAAGCCGACTTCGGATCATCGGGATCGGCATCATTGTTTTCGACGATAAACCGTCCTCTATTGACGGCCACCCCCGTGAATTCTGACCATTCACATAGATCGGCAACGACCTTGGTTCCGGGGTACGCTTTCATCCAGGTGTCGTCATTGAGCCCACGGACGGCCACCAGGGCATCCTGCAGGCCCCCGCCCTTGGCAAGCCGGACTCGCGTGAGGAGGCGAATTTTCCCGTCCTCTGATTTGTTCGGGTTCTTCGAGCAGAATGCAGTATTAGGGAATTTCTTGAAGGCAAACTTCTTGGGTGGCGGAACCTTGCCTGAGTACAGGACCTGCCCGATGATGGTGCCCCCGGCCTCGGCGGGGAGGGGAGCCGCTCCGAAACTCCAGAACCCCAACGCCAGGAACGACACAACCATCGACAGCGGAGCCATTGCATGTCGCTGTGTCAGGCGGTTGTCATGAAGGGATGGCCCTCCTCGTGTCTTGATGTCGTGTCGCATGCTCATGGTATACCTCATTACGTAAAGGTGTAGCGTAGGTGTCTCGTCTCTAGCCTGCTGAAGCAGCAGGTCTCGGTCTGAGGCCTCCTTTTACCTTACGAGCCTGCAGAAGCCTATGCAAGTAATAAGAAACCCTGGTTATGACCGTCGCCTATCGCTGCGAACCGCGAAGAGAAGAGGTTCGCGCCAGAGTGAGCCGACGACCGTAGTCGTGAAGTGGGATCAGACAGAGACGAGCCCGTGGGTCACGGCATACTTGGTGAGGTCGGCGGTGGTGCGCAGCCCCAATTGCTTTGCGATGCGGGCCTTGTGGAATTCTATGGTTTTTGACGAGACGCAGAGGATGGACGCGATCTCCTTCAGCGATCGTCCTTCGGCGACCAGTTGGAGGACTTCGCGCTGACGCAGCGTGAGGGTGGCTTGTGCGCTTGCAGGGGATGTCCGCTGATGGAGCAGCGGATCCAGGACGCCCTTTGCCAAGAGCGGCGATACGTAGAGGTGGCCACGCAGGGAGGCGCGAATCGCTTGCACGAGTTCCGTGGCGCTTGCCCGCTTAAGCACATAGCCCGAGGCGCCGGCGCGAAAGGCTTCCGTGACATAGGTCGGGTCGCCGTGCATGCTGAGGAACACCAGTTTCGCATCGGGGACGAGACGGCGAAGCTGCTGGGCGGCATCAATGCCGTTCAGCAGCGGCATCGACAGATCGAGGAGAATCACGTCCGGTTCCAGTCGTGGCGCAGCTTCAATCAGGGCGCGCCCATCCCCAACCGAACCGACTAAGTTAAATTCAGGCTCCAGCACTTTCTGAAGAGCCTCGACGAACATCGTGTGGTCGTCTGCCAGGAGAATGCTCGGTTTCGTCATGATGGCTCCTTTGGCCATGGAAGGCGGGCAACGACTTCGGTCCCTTCGATCGGCGTCGAATGCCACTCCACCGATCCGTTCAGCTGTCGTACCCGCTCCTGCATGCTGAGCATGCCGAGTCCCGGCCTGCCTCTGCGGACTTCTTCGAGGTCCATGCCGATTCCGTTGTCTAGAATGGTGAGACACAGGGCTTCCGGCGTCACCGACAACTTGACGGCCACTTGCGACGCCTTGGCATGTAGTCCGACGTTTCCCAAGCTCTCCTGCGCAATGCGATAGAGACAGGTTGCGAGGCGTAGCGGGATGGGCATGCCCGAACGCGGCTTCGTAAATCTAGCTTTGATGCCGGTGCGTTTGACGAACTCGTTGATATAGCGCTGAAGGGCCACGACCAGCCCGAGATCATCCACCGTGGTCTGGTGAAACCGGTAGGCGAGTTGACGGACATCGTCTG from Nitrospirota bacterium includes the following:
- a CDS encoding response regulator transcription factor, which codes for MTKPSILLADDHTMFVEALQKVLEPEFNLVGSVGDGRALIEAAPRLEPDVILLDLSMPLLNGIDAAQQLRRLVPDAKLVFLSMHGDPTYVTEAFRAGASGYVLKRASATELVQAIRASLRGHLYVSPLLAKGVLDPLLHQRTSPASAQATLTLRQREVLQLVAEGRSLKEIASILCVSSKTIEFHKARIAKQLGLRTTADLTKYAVTHGLVSV
- a CDS encoding sensor histidine kinase, whose translation is MDRTQNDLRTLAGKLLTVQDEERRRISRDLHDDVNQRLGAIGLHLDSLCRDLPESPAAIRRRIRGIRRHVSELSDDVRQLAYRFHQTTVDDLGLVVALQRYINEFVKRTGIKARFTKPRSGMPIPLRLATCLYRIAQESLGNVGLHAKASQVAVKLSVTPEALCLTILDNGIGMDLEEVRRGRPGLGMLSMQERVRQLNGSVEWHSTPIEGTEVVARLPWPKEPS